One segment of Kiritimatiellia bacterium DNA contains the following:
- the tdh gene encoding L-threonine 3-dehydrogenase, which yields MKAIVKKKPEPGLWLEEVPVPEPGINDVLIKIMKTAICGTDVHIYNWDAWSQKTIPAPMVIGHEFVGRVERTGSNVTDFHPGDIVSGEGHIVCGRCRNCLAGRRHLCMNTSGVGVNRTGAYAEYLCIPVTNVWYADPKIPLDILSIFDPLGNAAHTALSFNVLGEDVLITGAGPIGIMAAAIAKHAGARYVVITDVNPYRLELARKMGATLAVDVRSENLKNAQKTLGMKEGFDVGLEMSGNPAGLRDMLANMCHGGKIALLGILPPETAIDWNTVIFNGLFIKGIYGREMYETWYKMTSMIQTGLDVAPVITHRFHYTEFEKAFQIMRSGNSGKIVLDWTA from the coding sequence ATGAAGGCGATCGTAAAAAAGAAGCCCGAGCCGGGGCTCTGGCTGGAGGAAGTCCCCGTCCCGGAACCCGGCATCAATGACGTTCTCATAAAAATCATGAAGACCGCCATCTGCGGAACCGATGTCCACATTTACAACTGGGACGCCTGGTCGCAGAAAACAATCCCCGCGCCCATGGTCATCGGCCATGAATTTGTCGGCCGCGTGGAACGGACGGGATCCAACGTTACGGATTTTCACCCCGGCGATATTGTCAGCGGGGAGGGGCATATTGTCTGCGGCCGCTGCCGGAACTGCCTGGCCGGCCGGCGCCATCTCTGCATGAACACGAGCGGCGTGGGCGTCAACCGGACCGGCGCCTACGCGGAATACCTTTGCATCCCGGTAACCAACGTCTGGTACGCCGACCCGAAAATACCGCTGGATATTCTCTCCATCTTTGACCCCCTCGGCAATGCCGCGCACACGGCGCTTTCCTTTAACGTCCTCGGCGAGGACGTGCTCATAACCGGGGCGGGCCCCATCGGCATCATGGCCGCGGCCATCGCCAAACACGCCGGGGCGCGTTACGTGGTCATTACCGACGTCAATCCCTACCGCCTTGAACTCGCGCGGAAAATGGGGGCCACTCTGGCCGTGGACGTGCGCTCCGAAAATTTAAAAAACGCGCAGAAAACACTGGGCATGAAAGAGGGGTTTGACGTCGGCCTGGAAATGTCGGGCAATCCCGCGGGCCTGCGCGATATGCTCGCCAACATGTGCCACGGCGGAAAAATCGCCCTGCTGGGCATCCTGCCGCCGGAAACGGCCATTGACTGGAACACGGTCATCTTCAACGGGCTCTTCATCAAAGGCATCTACGGCCGCGAAATGTACGAAACCTGGTACAAAATGACCTCCATGATCCAGACCGGACTGGACGTCGCGCCGGTTATCACCCATCGTTTTCATTATACCGAATTTGAAAAGGCGTTTCAAATAATGCGCTCCGGCAATTCCGGCAAGATCGTTCTGGACTGGACGGCGTGA
- the lipB gene encoding lipoyl(octanoyl) transferase LipB: MKTRVIYFDQALSYHDALALQEEMLAARIRDLVPDTVLFLEHTPVITCGVRSRPEQILLSERALRAKGIEIAKSSRGGAVTFHGPGQLVMYPIIKLGAGGAAAADGAGGVRGYLGALEEVAIRTAELFGVRAWRRTGMTGAWTEGGKLAAIGVRVRR, from the coding sequence ATGAAAACGCGCGTCATATATTTTGATCAGGCGTTATCCTACCATGACGCCCTAGCGCTTCAGGAGGAAATGTTGGCGGCGCGGATCAGAGACCTGGTTCCGGACACGGTGCTTTTTCTTGAGCATACTCCGGTTATTACCTGCGGGGTCCGCTCCAGGCCGGAGCAGATTCTGCTTTCGGAAAGGGCATTAAGGGCGAAAGGGATTGAAATTGCAAAATCATCGCGCGGCGGCGCGGTAACTTTTCACGGACCCGGCCAACTTGTCATGTATCCCATTATCAAGCTGGGGGCGGGGGGGGCGGCTGCGGCGGATGGGGCGGGGGGTGTGCGCGGTTATCTCGGCGCCCTTGAAGAGGTGGCCATCCGCACGGCTGAGCTTTTCGGAGTGCGGGCCTGGCGGCGCACGGGCATGACCGGCGCCTGGACGGAGGGGGGCAAACTGGCGGCCATCGGGGTAAGGGTCAGGCG
- the kbl gene encoding glycine C-acetyltransferase gives MYGKMQEHLAGQIDRIKQNGLFKSERVITGPQSRQIKVRGGREALNLCANNYLGLASHPAIIAAAEEGLKRWGYGLASVRFICGTQAVHKELEEKISRFLGTEDTLLYSSCFDANGGLFETLLSEEDAVISDELNHASIIDGIRLCKAQRFRYKTSDMNALEARLKEADKARFRLIATDGVFSMDGAIARLDEICGLAEKHGALVIIDDSHAVGVIGEKGRGTHEYRGVMDRVDIITGTLGKALGGASGGYTSGRKEIIDFLRQRSRPYLFSNTLAPMVAAASIKALELISASNDLRDRLMQNTRHFRAGMTTLGFNIKPGEHPIVPIMIGDAEKAQKTAARLLEKGVYVIGFFYPVVPQGAARIRVQLSAAHTIADLDFAIRMFAETKSELGL, from the coding sequence ATGTACGGAAAAATGCAAGAACACCTGGCCGGCCAGATTGACCGGATAAAACAAAACGGACTGTTCAAGTCCGAGCGGGTCATCACGGGGCCGCAAAGCCGCCAAATAAAAGTGCGGGGCGGGCGCGAAGCGCTCAACCTGTGCGCCAACAATTATCTCGGGCTGGCCTCCCACCCCGCAATTATCGCCGCGGCGGAAGAAGGCCTGAAACGCTGGGGATACGGACTTGCTTCCGTGCGTTTCATCTGCGGAACCCAGGCGGTCCACAAAGAACTGGAAGAGAAGATCAGCCGCTTCCTGGGCACGGAGGACACCCTTCTTTATTCGTCCTGCTTTGACGCCAACGGCGGACTTTTTGAAACCCTGCTTTCCGAGGAGGACGCCGTCATCAGCGATGAATTGAACCACGCCAGCATCATTGACGGCATCCGCCTCTGCAAGGCGCAGCGTTTCCGTTATAAGACCTCAGATATGAACGCGCTGGAAGCCCGGCTCAAGGAAGCGGATAAGGCCCGCTTCCGTTTAATCGCCACCGACGGCGTATTTTCCATGGATGGCGCCATCGCCAGGCTGGATGAAATCTGCGGCCTGGCCGAAAAACACGGCGCCCTCGTCATTATTGACGATTCCCACGCCGTCGGTGTTATCGGGGAAAAAGGCCGCGGCACGCACGAATACCGCGGCGTGATGGACCGGGTTGACATCATCACCGGCACTCTGGGCAAGGCCCTCGGCGGAGCCAGCGGCGGTTACACCAGCGGCCGAAAAGAAATCATTGATTTCCTGCGCCAGCGTTCGCGGCCCTATCTCTTCTCAAACACGCTCGCGCCCATGGTGGCCGCGGCCTCAATCAAGGCCCTTGAACTTATTTCCGCCTCAAACGACCTGCGCGACCGCCTGATGCAAAACACCCGACATTTCCGCGCGGGTATGACGACGCTGGGATTTAATATCAAGCCCGGCGAACACCCGATCGTGCCGATCATGATCGGGGACGCCGAAAAAGCCCAGAAAACGGCGGCCCGACTTCTTGAAAAAGGGGTTTATGTGATCGGCTTCTTTTATCCGGTCGTTCCGCAGGGCGCGGCCAGAAT